The proteins below come from a single Chryseobacterium capnotolerans genomic window:
- a CDS encoding ABC transporter permease, translated as MFDLDRWQEIFSSIRSNVLRTVLSGFTVALGLFIFIVLFGIGQGLQNAFSEGFAGDAKNLITIYTGKTTLAYKGLQSDRSVSMNNDDYDFLVNTEKEKVGASSPRYATNLMVKYGKESGLYQVHGAEPGEQVIENRNLVDGRYINSFDLARKQNVAVIGRMVQRDLIKNGGSIGKELDINGTMFKVVGVFSDDGGDRDERHITVPITTLQQMKKGSDTVNTVYIAYNDKLLNPQDAIKYGDELRDKLKARKNVSPDDENGVRVWNNAKNMNDTFTFMAVLTAIVGFIGLGTLLAGIIGISNIMVYIVKERTKEIGVRKAIGARPAGIVALIVQESVVITVISGIVGIGVGVLTLSLIGDSLEEFFIKSPSVGWGSILMAFIALVFSGLIAGFVPAYRASRIKPIEALRTE; from the coding sequence ATGTTTGACCTAGATCGTTGGCAGGAAATATTCAGTTCTATCCGTAGTAATGTACTTCGGACAGTACTTTCAGGATTTACAGTAGCTTTAGGACTGTTTATTTTCATTGTACTTTTTGGAATAGGACAAGGGCTTCAGAATGCTTTCTCGGAAGGGTTTGCAGGTGATGCTAAAAACCTGATTACCATTTATACAGGAAAAACAACTTTAGCTTATAAAGGATTACAGTCCGATAGAAGTGTGAGTATGAATAATGATGACTATGACTTTCTTGTTAATACAGAAAAAGAAAAAGTAGGAGCATCCAGCCCAAGATATGCTACCAATTTAATGGTGAAATATGGAAAGGAGAGTGGTCTTTATCAGGTTCATGGTGCAGAGCCGGGAGAACAAGTTATTGAAAACAGAAATCTTGTTGATGGACGTTATATTAATTCTTTTGACCTGGCAAGAAAGCAGAATGTAGCAGTGATCGGAAGAATGGTTCAGAGAGACCTTATTAAAAACGGGGGGTCCATAGGGAAAGAACTGGATATCAACGGAACAATGTTTAAAGTAGTAGGCGTATTTTCAGACGATGGCGGAGACAGAGACGAAAGACATATTACTGTACCTATTACCACTTTACAGCAGATGAAGAAAGGCTCTGATACTGTAAACACGGTTTATATAGCCTATAATGATAAATTACTTAATCCTCAGGATGCTATTAAATATGGTGATGAACTGAGAGATAAATTAAAAGCAAGAAAGAATGTATCTCCTGATGACGAAAATGGAGTCCGTGTTTGGAATAATGCCAAAAATATGAATGATACCTTCACCTTTATGGCAGTTCTTACTGCAATTGTTGGATTTATTGGATTAGGGACATTATTGGCAGGGATCATCGGGATCAGTAACATTATGGTGTATATCGTAAAAGAAAGAACCAAAGAAATCGGGGTACGAAAAGCCATTGGAGCAAGACCTGCAGGAATTGTTGCCTTAATTGTTCAGGAAAGTGTAGTAATTACTGTGATTTCAGGAATTGTTGGAATAGGAGTAGGTGTGCTAACATTGAGCTTGATTGGTGACAGTCTTGAAGAGTTTTTCATTAAAAGTCCAAGTGTAGGTTGGGGATCTATCCTTATGGCATTTATTGCCTTGGTTTTTTCCGGATTGATCGCGGGATTTGTTCCAGCATACAGAGCTTCAAGAATTAAACCGATTGAAGCATTGAGAACAGAATAG